The Vitis riparia cultivar Riparia Gloire de Montpellier isolate 1030 chromosome 10, EGFV_Vit.rip_1.0, whole genome shotgun sequence genome includes a region encoding these proteins:
- the LOC117923989 gene encoding lysM domain receptor-like kinase 3 isoform X1, with protein MVISSNSRNAIQILAFGFHFLVLFCSNANAKCSRGCDLALASYYVWDGSNLTYIRKIFGRDISEILTYNPQIENQDSIDTGSRINVPFRCDCLNGDFLGHTFEYTTQFGDTYDRIAERAFSNLTTEDWVHRVNEYPPTRIPDDVQINVTVNCSCGNRRVSMKYGLFATYPLRDGENLSTVAAAAGVTDDLVWRYNPAADFSAGTGLVFVPAKDQNGTYPPLKLSNSGISSGVIAGISVAGIVGSLLFAFFLFARICKRKKVKKVLFFPAASEQQYMQHGQAHGSASEETSDSAALVGAASLGLVGLTVDKSVEFSYEELATATDNFSLANKIGQGGFGSVYYAELRGEKAAIKKMDMQASKEFLAELKVLTHVHHLNLVRLIGYCVEGSLFLVYEFIDNGNLSHHLRGSGKDPLPWSSRVQIALDSARGLEYIHEHTVPVYIHRDIKPANILIDKKFRAKVADFGLTKLTEVGSASIPTRLVGTFGYMPPEYAQYGDVSPKIDVFAFGVVLYELISAKEAIVKTNEPIMTESKGLVALFEDVLSQPDPREDFAKLIDQRLGDDYPLDSIWKMAHLAKACTQENPQLRPSMRSIVVALMTLSSSTEDWDVGSFYENEALMNLMSGR; from the exons ATGGTCATTTCATCAAACAGCAGGAACGCAATTCAAATACTTGCCTTTGGATTTCACTTTCTCGTTCTCTTCTGTTCCAATGCCAATGCCAAGTGCTCACGCGGCTGTGATCTTGCCCTGGCTTCATACTACGTGTGGGATGGCTCAAACCTCACCTACATTAGAAAAATCTTTGGCCGCGACATCTCGGAAATTCTCACGTACAATCCCCAAATCGAAAACCAAGACAGCATCGACACTGGCTCCAGAATCAACGTGCCGTTCCGGTGCGATTGCCTGAACGGCGATTTCCTGGGCCACACCTTCGAGTATACGACTCAATTTGGAGATACGTATGATAGGATTGCAGAGAGGGCATTTTCGAACCTCACTACTGAGGATTGGGTTCACAGAGTGAATGAGTATCCACCGACTCGGATACCGGATGATGTTCAGATTAATGTGACGGTGAACTGCTCCTGCGGCAACCGGAGAGTGTCGATGAAGTATGGGTTATTTGCGACGTATCCTCTCAGGGACGGTGAGAATTTGTCGACCGTGGCAGCGGCGGCTGGCGTCACCGACGATTTGGTGTGGCGGTATAATCCGGCGGCCGATTTTAGTGCTGGGACTGGGCTAGTGTTTGTGCCGGCCAAAG ATCAAAATGGAACCTATCCACCACTGAAGTTAAG CAACAGCG GGATCTCCAGTGGAGTCATTGCTGGCATATCTGTGGCTGGAATTGTGGGCTCTTTgctttttgccttttttctgTTTGCCCGAATTTGTAAAAGGAAGAAGGTGAAAAAAGTACTGTTTTTCCCGGCAGCATCTGAACAACAATATATGCAACATGGACAAG CTCATGGAAGTGCCTCAGAAGAGACTTCAGATTCAGCTGCTCTTGTTGGTGCTGCTTCTCTGGGGCTCGTAGGTTTAACTGTGGACAAATCTGTGGAGTTTTCATATGAAGAGCTGGCCACAGCTACAGACAACTTCAGCTTGGCTAATAAGATCGGCCAAGGTGGCTTTGGATCTGTCTACTATGCAGAGCTGAGAGGCGAG AAAGCTGCAATCAAGAAGATGGACATGCAAGCATCAAAAGAGTTCCTTGCTGAACTGAAGGTTCTAACACATGTTCATCACCTGAACCTG GTGCGCTTAATAGGATATTGTGTTGAGGGTTCCTTATTCCTAGTCTACGAATTCATTGATAATGGAAATTTAAGTCATCATTTGCGTGGTTCTG GGAAGGATCCATTGCCATGGTCCAGTAGGGTGCAAATTGCCCTTGATTCAGCAAGAGGGCTTGAGTATATTCATGAGCATACAGTTCCTGTGTATATTCATCGTGATATTAAACCAGCAAACATTTTGATAGACAAAAAATTTCGTGCAAAG GTTGCAGATTTTGGGTTAACAAAACTAACTGAAGTTGGAAGTGCTTCAATACCTACACGTCTTGTGGGTACATTTGGATACATGCCTCCAGA ATATGCCCAATATGGTGATGTTTCCCCTAAGATAGATGTATTCGCTTTTGGAGTTGTCCTTTATGAACTCATATCTGCCAAGGAAGCCATTGTCAAGACAAATGAACCTATTATGACCGAGTCAAAAGGACTTGTTGCTTTG TTTGAGGATGTTCTCAGCCAGCCTGATCCAAGAGAAGATTTTGCTAAGCTTATAGACCAGAGGCTTGGAGATGACTACCCTCTTGACTCAATTTGGAAG ATGGCCCATCTTGCCAAAGCTTGCACACAGGAAAATCCTCAGTTGAGACCAAGCATGAGGTCAATTGTCGTTGCACTAATGACACTTTCATCATCAACCGAAGATTGGGATGTTGGATCCTTCTATGAAAATGAGGCTCTGATGAATCTAATGTCAGGAAGATAG
- the LOC117923989 gene encoding lysM domain receptor-like kinase 3 isoform X2, giving the protein MAVSRKKEFEFMLVFWGLMFICIGVESKCSRTCDLALASYNLWWGVDLNFIATTFSRDVSEIQSFNPQITNKDLVIAGERVNVPFSCGCIDREFLGTTFVYSAKQNDTYSIIAEKYFANLTTVEWLQRFNTYAPTNIPIDAPINVTVNCSCGNSSVSKDYGLFVTYPLEPGENLSTIANQSGLPPQLLQDYNPDSDFSRGSGLVFIPGKDQNGTYPPLKLSNSGISSGVIAGISVAGIVGSLLFAFFLFARICKRKKVKKVLFFPAASEQQYMQHGQAHGSASEETSDSAALVGAASLGLVGLTVDKSVEFSYEELATATDNFSLANKIGQGGFGSVYYAELRGEKAAIKKMDMQASKEFLAELKVLTHVHHLNLVRLIGYCVEGSLFLVYEFIDNGNLSHHLRGSGKDPLPWSSRVQIALDSARGLEYIHEHTVPVYIHRDIKPANILIDKKFRAKVADFGLTKLTEVGSASIPTRLVGTFGYMPPEYAQYGDVSPKIDVFAFGVVLYELISAKEAIVKTNEPIMTESKGLVALFEDVLSQPDPREDFAKLIDQRLGDDYPLDSIWKMAHLAKACTQENPQLRPSMRSIVVALMTLSSSTEDWDVGSFYENEALMNLMSGR; this is encoded by the exons ATGGCGgtttcaagaaagaaagaatttgaATTTATGTTAGTGTTTTGGGGGTTGATGTTTATTTGTATTGGAGTAGAATCGAAGTGTAGCAGAACTTGCGATCTTGCGTTGGCTTCGTATAATCTATGGTGGGGTGTAGATCTCAATTTCATAGCTACTACCTTTTCAAGAGATGTTTCTGAAATTCAAAGTTTCAATCCTCAGATAACCAACAAAGATCTCGTTATAGCTGGTGAAAGAGTGAACGTGCCCTTCTCATGTGGTTGCATTGACAGGGAGTTTCTTGGTACAACATTTGTCTACTCGGCTAAGCAAAATGATACCTATAGTATCATTGCTGAGAAATACTTCGCAAACCTCACTACTGTTGAATGGTTGCAGAGATTTAATACCTATGCACCTACCAATATACCCATCGATGCTCCCATAAATGTCACTGTGAATTGTTCTTGTGGAAATAGTAGTGTCTCCAAGGATTATGGGTTGTTCGTGACCTACCCTCTTGAGCCTGGTGAGAACTTGTCCACCATTGCCAATCAGTCTGGACTTCCTCCCCAGTTGTTGCAGGATTATAACCCTGATTCCGATTTCAGCCGTGGGAGTGGGTTGGTTTTTATTCCTGGAAAAG ATCAAAATGGAACCTATCCACCACTGAAGTTAAG CAACAGCG GGATCTCCAGTGGAGTCATTGCTGGCATATCTGTGGCTGGAATTGTGGGCTCTTTgctttttgccttttttctgTTTGCCCGAATTTGTAAAAGGAAGAAGGTGAAAAAAGTACTGTTTTTCCCGGCAGCATCTGAACAACAATATATGCAACATGGACAAG CTCATGGAAGTGCCTCAGAAGAGACTTCAGATTCAGCTGCTCTTGTTGGTGCTGCTTCTCTGGGGCTCGTAGGTTTAACTGTGGACAAATCTGTGGAGTTTTCATATGAAGAGCTGGCCACAGCTACAGACAACTTCAGCTTGGCTAATAAGATCGGCCAAGGTGGCTTTGGATCTGTCTACTATGCAGAGCTGAGAGGCGAG AAAGCTGCAATCAAGAAGATGGACATGCAAGCATCAAAAGAGTTCCTTGCTGAACTGAAGGTTCTAACACATGTTCATCACCTGAACCTG GTGCGCTTAATAGGATATTGTGTTGAGGGTTCCTTATTCCTAGTCTACGAATTCATTGATAATGGAAATTTAAGTCATCATTTGCGTGGTTCTG GGAAGGATCCATTGCCATGGTCCAGTAGGGTGCAAATTGCCCTTGATTCAGCAAGAGGGCTTGAGTATATTCATGAGCATACAGTTCCTGTGTATATTCATCGTGATATTAAACCAGCAAACATTTTGATAGACAAAAAATTTCGTGCAAAG GTTGCAGATTTTGGGTTAACAAAACTAACTGAAGTTGGAAGTGCTTCAATACCTACACGTCTTGTGGGTACATTTGGATACATGCCTCCAGA ATATGCCCAATATGGTGATGTTTCCCCTAAGATAGATGTATTCGCTTTTGGAGTTGTCCTTTATGAACTCATATCTGCCAAGGAAGCCATTGTCAAGACAAATGAACCTATTATGACCGAGTCAAAAGGACTTGTTGCTTTG TTTGAGGATGTTCTCAGCCAGCCTGATCCAAGAGAAGATTTTGCTAAGCTTATAGACCAGAGGCTTGGAGATGACTACCCTCTTGACTCAATTTGGAAG ATGGCCCATCTTGCCAAAGCTTGCACACAGGAAAATCCTCAGTTGAGACCAAGCATGAGGTCAATTGTCGTTGCACTAATGACACTTTCATCATCAACCGAAGATTGGGATGTTGGATCCTTCTATGAAAATGAGGCTCTGATGAATCTAATGTCAGGAAGATAG
- the LOC117923989 gene encoding lysM domain receptor-like kinase 3 isoform X3 has translation MITNKDLVIAGERVNVPFSCGCIDREFLGTTFVYSAKQNDTYSIIAEKYFANLTTVEWLQRFNTYAPTNIPIDAPINVTVNCSCGNSSVSKDYGLFVTYPLEPGENLSTIANQSGLPPQLLQDYNPDSDFSRGSGLVFIPGKDQNGTYPPLKLSNSGISSGVIAGISVAGIVGSLLFAFFLFARICKRKKVKKVLFFPAASEQQYMQHGQAHGSASEETSDSAALVGAASLGLVGLTVDKSVEFSYEELATATDNFSLANKIGQGGFGSVYYAELRGEKAAIKKMDMQASKEFLAELKVLTHVHHLNLVRLIGYCVEGSLFLVYEFIDNGNLSHHLRGSGKDPLPWSSRVQIALDSARGLEYIHEHTVPVYIHRDIKPANILIDKKFRAKVADFGLTKLTEVGSASIPTRLVGTFGYMPPEYAQYGDVSPKIDVFAFGVVLYELISAKEAIVKTNEPIMTESKGLVALFEDVLSQPDPREDFAKLIDQRLGDDYPLDSIWKMAHLAKACTQENPQLRPSMRSIVVALMTLSSSTEDWDVGSFYENEALMNLMSGR, from the exons ATG ATAACCAACAAAGATCTCGTTATAGCTGGTGAAAGAGTGAACGTGCCCTTCTCATGTGGTTGCATTGACAGGGAGTTTCTTGGTACAACATTTGTCTACTCGGCTAAGCAAAATGATACCTATAGTATCATTGCTGAGAAATACTTCGCAAACCTCACTACTGTTGAATGGTTGCAGAGATTTAATACCTATGCACCTACCAATATACCCATCGATGCTCCCATAAATGTCACTGTGAATTGTTCTTGTGGAAATAGTAGTGTCTCCAAGGATTATGGGTTGTTCGTGACCTACCCTCTTGAGCCTGGTGAGAACTTGTCCACCATTGCCAATCAGTCTGGACTTCCTCCCCAGTTGTTGCAGGATTATAACCCTGATTCCGATTTCAGCCGTGGGAGTGGGTTGGTTTTTATTCCTGGAAAAG ATCAAAATGGAACCTATCCACCACTGAAGTTAAG CAACAGCG GGATCTCCAGTGGAGTCATTGCTGGCATATCTGTGGCTGGAATTGTGGGCTCTTTgctttttgccttttttctgTTTGCCCGAATTTGTAAAAGGAAGAAGGTGAAAAAAGTACTGTTTTTCCCGGCAGCATCTGAACAACAATATATGCAACATGGACAAG CTCATGGAAGTGCCTCAGAAGAGACTTCAGATTCAGCTGCTCTTGTTGGTGCTGCTTCTCTGGGGCTCGTAGGTTTAACTGTGGACAAATCTGTGGAGTTTTCATATGAAGAGCTGGCCACAGCTACAGACAACTTCAGCTTGGCTAATAAGATCGGCCAAGGTGGCTTTGGATCTGTCTACTATGCAGAGCTGAGAGGCGAG AAAGCTGCAATCAAGAAGATGGACATGCAAGCATCAAAAGAGTTCCTTGCTGAACTGAAGGTTCTAACACATGTTCATCACCTGAACCTG GTGCGCTTAATAGGATATTGTGTTGAGGGTTCCTTATTCCTAGTCTACGAATTCATTGATAATGGAAATTTAAGTCATCATTTGCGTGGTTCTG GGAAGGATCCATTGCCATGGTCCAGTAGGGTGCAAATTGCCCTTGATTCAGCAAGAGGGCTTGAGTATATTCATGAGCATACAGTTCCTGTGTATATTCATCGTGATATTAAACCAGCAAACATTTTGATAGACAAAAAATTTCGTGCAAAG GTTGCAGATTTTGGGTTAACAAAACTAACTGAAGTTGGAAGTGCTTCAATACCTACACGTCTTGTGGGTACATTTGGATACATGCCTCCAGA ATATGCCCAATATGGTGATGTTTCCCCTAAGATAGATGTATTCGCTTTTGGAGTTGTCCTTTATGAACTCATATCTGCCAAGGAAGCCATTGTCAAGACAAATGAACCTATTATGACCGAGTCAAAAGGACTTGTTGCTTTG TTTGAGGATGTTCTCAGCCAGCCTGATCCAAGAGAAGATTTTGCTAAGCTTATAGACCAGAGGCTTGGAGATGACTACCCTCTTGACTCAATTTGGAAG ATGGCCCATCTTGCCAAAGCTTGCACACAGGAAAATCCTCAGTTGAGACCAAGCATGAGGTCAATTGTCGTTGCACTAATGACACTTTCATCATCAACCGAAGATTGGGATGTTGGATCCTTCTATGAAAATGAGGCTCTGATGAATCTAATGTCAGGAAGATAG
- the LOC117923993 gene encoding chaperonin-like RBCX protein 1, chloroplastic produces MLSPVSGQGGVELLIYLPMEASAISPSAQLSFFSYRPDRTRAYPSRPWKQRISQPTRVHCQKMYVGGFGEASPEAKAAKNIHNFFTYIAVRIVTAQLQSYNPEAYEELMEFLSRHSLSDGDKFCSDLMRESSRHKGLALRILEVRSAYCKNDFEWDNLKRLAFKMVDESNTGIMRDYVLETSHSES; encoded by the exons ATGCTCAGTCCTGTTAGTGGGCAAGGTGGGGTTGAGTTGCTGATATACTTGCCCATGGAAGCCTCTGCAATTAGTCCCTCTGCTCAGCTCTCATTTTTCTCCTACAGACCCGATAGAACCAGAGCCTATCCTTCTCGACCATGGAAACAAAGGATTTCTCAACCCACTCGAGTTCATTGTCAGAAGATGTATGTCGGTG GTTTTGGAGAAGCATCACCAGAAGCCAAGGCAGCCAAAAACATCCACAACTTCTTCACCTACATTGCAGTTAGGATTGTCACTGCGCAGCTTCAG AGCTATAACCCTGAGGCATACGAGGAATTGATGGAGTTTTTGAGCAGACACTCATTGAGTGATGGAGACAAGTTCTGCTCAGATTTGATGCGCGAATCCTCAAGGCATAAAGGCTTAG CATTGCGCATTTTAGAG GTTCGATCTGCATattgtaaaaatgattttgagtgGGACAATTTGAAGCGGTTAGCTTTTAAG ATGGTTGATGAAAGTAACACGGGAATTATGAGGGATTATGTCCTGGAAACCAGTCATTCGGAAAGCTAG
- the LOC117923991 gene encoding malonyl-CoA decarboxylase, mitochondrial isoform X1: protein MNKKGLAILMRTRMKPTNPSERSLFPAANEANKLVSSSEINQSNGSIARLAREEKNKIYSQKLNSSGNTYREFKFVRETMHSAISMNKTEVLDDVLNNFSEGYSSLSHENRQKLLLVLAKEYDLNRTQIRELIKQYLGLELPSGEKAQSSGTEEEGSLSAFYRTERNLRHALKPTYEVLFERLNTHPGGLKFLSILRADILCILTEDNIASLRALDSYLKEKLITWLSPAALELHHITWDDSASLLEKIVAYEAVHPISSLTDLKRRLGVGRRCFGYLHPAIPGEPLIFIEVALLKNVAQTIQEVLWNDPPIPECESTCALFYSISSTQPGLAGINLGKFLIKRVIKLVKRDMPHISTFATLSPIPGFMQWLLSKLASQSKLAETETRGMAHSSAESFGSTFRENILEPEEERALLDSSVEFTAGASGMEVMWNLLTDADFEWINSARLLSVLKPPLMRLCARYLLQEKKRGKALDSVANFHLQNGAMVERLNWMADRSEKGLLQSGGIMVNYVYRLDDIEEYAQSYFSSGHIHTSSDLCCYVEPLKENETTKD from the exons ATGAACAAGAAAGGTTTAGCGATTTTGATGAGGACCAGAATGAAACCTACGAATCCCTCTGAGCGCTCTCTCTTCCCTGCCGCT aatgaagcaaataaattgGTATCCAGCTCTGAAATCAACCAATCTAACGGAAGCATAGCACGCCTTGCTAGAGaggaaaagaacaaaatttatAGTCAAAAGCTAAATTCCTCAGGCAATACATACAG AGAATTCAAGTTTGTAAGGGAGACTATGCACTCAGCCATATCAATGAACAAAACTGAAGTTCTAGACGATGTACTTAATAACTTCTCTGAG GGTTATTCTAGCCTCTCCCATGAAAACCGTCAGAAATTGCTTCTCGTGTTAGCAAAAGAGTATGATCTAAATAGAACACAAATTCGTGAACTGATAAAACAATATCTTGGTTTGGAGCTTCCTAGTG GTGAGAAAGCTCAATCTTCTGGTACTGAAGAGGAAGGCTCACTTTCTGCTTTCTATCGGACTGAGCGGAATTTGAGACATGCTCTCAAGCCAACCTATGAAGTTCTCTTTGAACGACTCAATACACACCCTGGAGGGTTGAAGTTCTTGTCCATTCTCCGAGCTGATATCCTATGTATTCTCAC AGAGGATAATATTGCATCTTTGAGAGCACTCGATTCATATTTAAAGGAGAAGCTTATCACATGGCTTAGTCCTGCTGCCTTAGAGCTTCACCATATTACATGGGATGATTCTGCTTCCTTGTTGGAGAAAATTGTAGCATATGAG GCTGTGCATCCAATCAGCAGTCTTACAGATCTTAAGAGAAGGCTGGGAGTAGGTCGCCGTTGCTTTGGATATTTACATCCAGCAATACCCG GTGAAcctcttatttttattgaagttGCACTTTTGAAGAATGTGGCTCAAACGATACAG GAAGTTTTGTGGAATGATCCTCCTATACCTGAATGTGAGTCAACATGCGCATTATTTTACTCTATATCATCAACTCAG CCTGGCTTAGCAGGGATCAACCTAGGAAAGTTTCTCATTAAACGTGTGATTAAATTGGTGAAAAGAGATATGCCACATATTTCT ACCTTTGCAACACTAAGCCCTATCCCGGGGTTCATGCAATGGCTCCTATCAAAGTTAGCATCTCAATCAAAGCTAGCTGAAACAGAGACCAGAGGGATGGCCCATTCATCAGCAGAGAGTTTTGGTTCCACATTTCGGGAGAATATTCTTGAACCAGAAGAAGAGAGAGCACTTTTGGATTCATCTGT GGAATTCACTGCTGGGGCAAGTGGCATGGAAGTGATGTGGAACTTGCTGACAGATGCAGACTTTGAGTGGATCAATTCAGCTAGATTGTTGTCAGTACTGAAACCCCCTCTGATGAGATTGTGTGCCAG GTACCTTCTGcaagagaagaagagagggaAAGCTCTAGATTCTGTTGCAAATTTTCACTTGCAGAATGGAGCG ATGGTTGAAAGGCTAAATTGGATGGCAGATCGATCAGAAAAAGGCCTTCTTCAAAGTGGAGGTATCATGGTAAATTATGTTTATAG GCTGGACGATATTGAAGAATATGCTCAATCATATTTCAGCTCTGGTCATATCCATACATCATCTGATCTCTGCTGCTATGTTGAG CCATTGAAAGAGAATGAAACCACAAAAGATTAG
- the LOC117923991 gene encoding malonyl-CoA decarboxylase, mitochondrial isoform X2, translating into MNKKGLAILMRTRMKPTNPSERSLFPAANEANKLVSSSEINQSNGSIARLAREEKNKIYSQKLNSSGNTYREFKFVRETMHSAISMNKTEVLDDVLNNFSEGYSSLSHENRQKLLLVLAKEYDLNRTQIRELIKQYLGLELPSGEKAQSSGTEEEGSLSAFYRTERNLRHALKPTYEVLFERLNTHPGGLKFLSILRADILCILTEDNIASLRALDSYLKEKLITWLSPAALELHHITWDDSASLLEKIVAYEAVHPISSLTDLKRRLGVGRRCFGYLHPAIPGEPLIFIEVALLKNVAQTIQEVLWNDPPIPECESTCALFYSISSTQTFATLSPIPGFMQWLLSKLASQSKLAETETRGMAHSSAESFGSTFRENILEPEEERALLDSSVEFTAGASGMEVMWNLLTDADFEWINSARLLSVLKPPLMRLCARYLLQEKKRGKALDSVANFHLQNGAMVERLNWMADRSEKGLLQSGGIMVNYVYRLDDIEEYAQSYFSSGHIHTSSDLCCYVEPLKENETTKD; encoded by the exons ATGAACAAGAAAGGTTTAGCGATTTTGATGAGGACCAGAATGAAACCTACGAATCCCTCTGAGCGCTCTCTCTTCCCTGCCGCT aatgaagcaaataaattgGTATCCAGCTCTGAAATCAACCAATCTAACGGAAGCATAGCACGCCTTGCTAGAGaggaaaagaacaaaatttatAGTCAAAAGCTAAATTCCTCAGGCAATACATACAG AGAATTCAAGTTTGTAAGGGAGACTATGCACTCAGCCATATCAATGAACAAAACTGAAGTTCTAGACGATGTACTTAATAACTTCTCTGAG GGTTATTCTAGCCTCTCCCATGAAAACCGTCAGAAATTGCTTCTCGTGTTAGCAAAAGAGTATGATCTAAATAGAACACAAATTCGTGAACTGATAAAACAATATCTTGGTTTGGAGCTTCCTAGTG GTGAGAAAGCTCAATCTTCTGGTACTGAAGAGGAAGGCTCACTTTCTGCTTTCTATCGGACTGAGCGGAATTTGAGACATGCTCTCAAGCCAACCTATGAAGTTCTCTTTGAACGACTCAATACACACCCTGGAGGGTTGAAGTTCTTGTCCATTCTCCGAGCTGATATCCTATGTATTCTCAC AGAGGATAATATTGCATCTTTGAGAGCACTCGATTCATATTTAAAGGAGAAGCTTATCACATGGCTTAGTCCTGCTGCCTTAGAGCTTCACCATATTACATGGGATGATTCTGCTTCCTTGTTGGAGAAAATTGTAGCATATGAG GCTGTGCATCCAATCAGCAGTCTTACAGATCTTAAGAGAAGGCTGGGAGTAGGTCGCCGTTGCTTTGGATATTTACATCCAGCAATACCCG GTGAAcctcttatttttattgaagttGCACTTTTGAAGAATGTGGCTCAAACGATACAG GAAGTTTTGTGGAATGATCCTCCTATACCTGAATGTGAGTCAACATGCGCATTATTTTACTCTATATCATCAACTCAG ACCTTTGCAACACTAAGCCCTATCCCGGGGTTCATGCAATGGCTCCTATCAAAGTTAGCATCTCAATCAAAGCTAGCTGAAACAGAGACCAGAGGGATGGCCCATTCATCAGCAGAGAGTTTTGGTTCCACATTTCGGGAGAATATTCTTGAACCAGAAGAAGAGAGAGCACTTTTGGATTCATCTGT GGAATTCACTGCTGGGGCAAGTGGCATGGAAGTGATGTGGAACTTGCTGACAGATGCAGACTTTGAGTGGATCAATTCAGCTAGATTGTTGTCAGTACTGAAACCCCCTCTGATGAGATTGTGTGCCAG GTACCTTCTGcaagagaagaagagagggaAAGCTCTAGATTCTGTTGCAAATTTTCACTTGCAGAATGGAGCG ATGGTTGAAAGGCTAAATTGGATGGCAGATCGATCAGAAAAAGGCCTTCTTCAAAGTGGAGGTATCATGGTAAATTATGTTTATAG GCTGGACGATATTGAAGAATATGCTCAATCATATTTCAGCTCTGGTCATATCCATACATCATCTGATCTCTGCTGCTATGTTGAG CCATTGAAAGAGAATGAAACCACAAAAGATTAG
- the LOC117923991 gene encoding malonyl-CoA decarboxylase, mitochondrial isoform X3 gives MHSAISMNKTEVLDDVLNNFSEGYSSLSHENRQKLLLVLAKEYDLNRTQIRELIKQYLGLELPSGEKAQSSGTEEEGSLSAFYRTERNLRHALKPTYEVLFERLNTHPGGLKFLSILRADILCILTEDNIASLRALDSYLKEKLITWLSPAALELHHITWDDSASLLEKIVAYEAVHPISSLTDLKRRLGVGRRCFGYLHPAIPGEPLIFIEVALLKNVAQTIQEVLWNDPPIPECESTCALFYSISSTQPGLAGINLGKFLIKRVIKLVKRDMPHISTFATLSPIPGFMQWLLSKLASQSKLAETETRGMAHSSAESFGSTFRENILEPEEERALLDSSVEFTAGASGMEVMWNLLTDADFEWINSARLLSVLKPPLMRLCARYLLQEKKRGKALDSVANFHLQNGAMVERLNWMADRSEKGLLQSGGIMVNYVYRLDDIEEYAQSYFSSGHIHTSSDLCCYVEPLKENETTKD, from the exons ATGCACTCAGCCATATCAATGAACAAAACTGAAGTTCTAGACGATGTACTTAATAACTTCTCTGAG GGTTATTCTAGCCTCTCCCATGAAAACCGTCAGAAATTGCTTCTCGTGTTAGCAAAAGAGTATGATCTAAATAGAACACAAATTCGTGAACTGATAAAACAATATCTTGGTTTGGAGCTTCCTAGTG GTGAGAAAGCTCAATCTTCTGGTACTGAAGAGGAAGGCTCACTTTCTGCTTTCTATCGGACTGAGCGGAATTTGAGACATGCTCTCAAGCCAACCTATGAAGTTCTCTTTGAACGACTCAATACACACCCTGGAGGGTTGAAGTTCTTGTCCATTCTCCGAGCTGATATCCTATGTATTCTCAC AGAGGATAATATTGCATCTTTGAGAGCACTCGATTCATATTTAAAGGAGAAGCTTATCACATGGCTTAGTCCTGCTGCCTTAGAGCTTCACCATATTACATGGGATGATTCTGCTTCCTTGTTGGAGAAAATTGTAGCATATGAG GCTGTGCATCCAATCAGCAGTCTTACAGATCTTAAGAGAAGGCTGGGAGTAGGTCGCCGTTGCTTTGGATATTTACATCCAGCAATACCCG GTGAAcctcttatttttattgaagttGCACTTTTGAAGAATGTGGCTCAAACGATACAG GAAGTTTTGTGGAATGATCCTCCTATACCTGAATGTGAGTCAACATGCGCATTATTTTACTCTATATCATCAACTCAG CCTGGCTTAGCAGGGATCAACCTAGGAAAGTTTCTCATTAAACGTGTGATTAAATTGGTGAAAAGAGATATGCCACATATTTCT ACCTTTGCAACACTAAGCCCTATCCCGGGGTTCATGCAATGGCTCCTATCAAAGTTAGCATCTCAATCAAAGCTAGCTGAAACAGAGACCAGAGGGATGGCCCATTCATCAGCAGAGAGTTTTGGTTCCACATTTCGGGAGAATATTCTTGAACCAGAAGAAGAGAGAGCACTTTTGGATTCATCTGT GGAATTCACTGCTGGGGCAAGTGGCATGGAAGTGATGTGGAACTTGCTGACAGATGCAGACTTTGAGTGGATCAATTCAGCTAGATTGTTGTCAGTACTGAAACCCCCTCTGATGAGATTGTGTGCCAG GTACCTTCTGcaagagaagaagagagggaAAGCTCTAGATTCTGTTGCAAATTTTCACTTGCAGAATGGAGCG ATGGTTGAAAGGCTAAATTGGATGGCAGATCGATCAGAAAAAGGCCTTCTTCAAAGTGGAGGTATCATGGTAAATTATGTTTATAG GCTGGACGATATTGAAGAATATGCTCAATCATATTTCAGCTCTGGTCATATCCATACATCATCTGATCTCTGCTGCTATGTTGAG CCATTGAAAGAGAATGAAACCACAAAAGATTAG